In Priestia megaterium NBRC 15308 = ATCC 14581, the following proteins share a genomic window:
- a CDS encoding DinB family protein: MNGTDAIVLNIKEIRRRSIKVWQAIPDDKLDWKPDKEAMTCIEMVRHVLESEYYYHLAIENLGSLKEFDSPFEKRPLQSIKDELEFAASYHQQFLDMITTFSEEDLTNIKIDRSDVGYIRSLGDMLMRIGYHESVHAGQLLQYLRIMEVDRPRIWD, encoded by the coding sequence ATGAATGGAACAGATGCGATAGTATTAAATATAAAAGAGATTAGAAGAAGAAGTATAAAGGTTTGGCAAGCAATTCCTGATGATAAACTCGATTGGAAGCCGGATAAAGAAGCTATGACATGCATAGAAATGGTTCGTCATGTCTTGGAGTCAGAATACTATTATCATCTAGCTATCGAAAATTTGGGCAGCTTAAAGGAATTTGATTCTCCTTTTGAAAAAAGACCCTTACAATCTATAAAGGATGAATTGGAGTTTGCAGCATCCTACCATCAACAATTTTTAGACATGATTACTACTTTTTCTGAAGAAGATTTAACTAATATTAAAATAGACCGTTCAGATGTTGGTTATATTCGTTCTTTAGGGGATATGTTGATGCGGATAGGCTATCATGAATCCGTACACGCTGGACAACTCTTACAGTATTTGAGAATCATGGAGGTTGATCGACCTAGGATATGGGATTAA
- a CDS encoding YjcZ family sporulation protein, translating into MFFGGYGGGCGYGYGGGCGYGGGSGFALIIVLFILLIIIGCACWGGFGGC; encoded by the coding sequence ATGTTCTTTGGCGGTTATGGCGGAGGTTGTGGCTATGGTTATGGCGGCGGCTGCGGTTACGGCGGTGGCAGTGGTTTTGCTTTAATTATCGTGCTGTTTATCTTATTAATCATTATTGGCTGTGCTTGTTGGGGAGGATTTGGCGGTTGCTAA